The DNA window AAGTCTCCGGACGTCAGCCGGCTGTGGTGGCAACAGTCAATTCGCAAAAGGACCGGAAGACGCAGACCGATCGGCCTCGGCGAGCCGATGACGATCGGGAACGGCTCTCCGTCGGGGATCGCATTCTGCTGGTTGTCGAAGATGACCAGAAGTTTTCTCGTATTCTGTACGATCTCGCGCATGAAAGCGAATTCCAGTGTCTGATTGCCCACACGGCTGAGGACGCGGTCGCCATGGCTCAGCAATACCAGCCCAGCGCTGTCGTTCTCGATGTTGGCCTCCCGGATCATTCCGGGCTCTCGGTTCTCGATCGTCTGAAGAATGACGCCCGCACGCGGCACATTCCTGTGCATGTGATTTCCGGCAACGATTACATGGAATCGGCGATGTCGATGGGAGCGGTCGGCTTCATGCTCAAGCCGGTTCCCCGGGACGAGCTGGTTTCCGTATTGCAGAACTTTGAGACGCGATTGTCCCAGCGCATGCGTCGGGTCCTGGTTGTGGAAGACGATCCGGTTCAGCTGGAAAGCCTTCATGCCCTGCTGCGGTCGGAAGTGGTCGAGACGATCGGGGCGCAGAGTGCCTCCGAATGCCTTGAGAAACTGAAAGCCGAAACCTTTGACTGCATGGTGCTCGATCTGACCCTGCCCGATGCATCGGGGTACTCCCTGCTCGAAACCCTGAGCCAGGAAGACGATTATTCATTCCCGCCCGTGATCGTCTACACGGGGCGTGATCTCTCCGTCGAACAGGAGCAGCAGCTCAGACGATACTCGAAGTCGATCATCATCAAGGGCGCGAAATCTCCAGAGCGTCTGCTCGACGAAGTCACGCTCTTTCTCCATCAGGTTGTCTCCGAACTGCCGGTCGAACAGCAGCGAATGATCGAGCAGGCCCGCCGCCGTGATTCCGCTCTTGAGAATCGTCATATTTTGGTTGTCGAAGACGACGTTCGCAATATTTTCGCACTGACAAGCATCCTCGAACCTTCTGGAGCAAAGTTGCAGATCGCCCGCAACGGTCGCGAAGCAGTGGAAGCGATCGATAAATGCATCGCCGATCCCTCGGCTCGTATCGAGTTGGTTCTGATGGATGTAATGATGCCGGAGATGGACGGGATTGCCGCCACGAAGGCCATTCGAGAACGTCCCGAATGTAAGCGGTTGCCGATCATCATGCTGACGGCGAAGGCGATGAAGGACGATCAGCAGACCTGCCTCGATGCCGGTGCCAACGACTATCTCGCCAAGCCGCTCGATGTCGAGAAGCTGCTGTCGCTGATTCGTGTCTGGATGCCGCGGCAGGGAGCGGGACTGTGACCGATCGCATCATCGATCTTGAGATCAAGCTTCTGCTGGAAGCGGTCTTCGAGCAGTTTCACTACGACTTTCGTGGTTACTCGATGGCATCGATCAAGCGAAGATTGCGTCAGGCGCTGACGCACTTTCGTTGCGAGACCGTTTCCCAGCTTCAGGGCCGAGTGCTTCACGAAGCCGATGCATTCCCGCAGCTGCTTTCCTATCTCACCGTTCAGGTCAGCGAACTCTTCCGGGATCCGACGTACTTCAAAGCGTTGCGCGAACAGGTGCTGCCGCATCTGCGGACCTATCCCTCGTTGAAGATCTGGGTCGCTGGCTGCGGTGACGGTGAAGAAGTCTACTCGCTGGCGATCATGCTTCGTGAAGAGGGACTGGAAGATCGAACGCTCATCTATGGCACCGATGTCAATCCGAAAGCGCTGAGGAAAGCAGAAGCGGGCGTTTATGCGGTCGATCGAATTCCGCTTTTCACGAGGAATCACCAGCTGGCCGGAGGAAAGTCTTCACTTTCCG is part of the Rubinisphaera margarita genome and encodes:
- a CDS encoding CheR family methyltransferase, whose translation is MTDRIIDLEIKLLLEAVFEQFHYDFRGYSMASIKRRLRQALTHFRCETVSQLQGRVLHEADAFPQLLSYLTVQVSELFRDPTYFKALREQVLPHLRTYPSLKIWVAGCGDGEEVYSLAIMLREEGLEDRTLIYGTDVNPKALRKAEAGVYAVDRIPLFTRNHQLAGGKSSLSDYYTAAYGGAAFDKSLTRNVVFSDHSLVSDAVFAEMHLISCRNVLIYFDRQLQNRAVELMKESLIRRGFLGLGSRETLRFTEHAEAFTDFAKDVRIYQKRGDQ